A window from Narcine bancroftii isolate sNarBan1 unplaced genomic scaffold, sNarBan1.hap1 Scaffold_42, whole genome shotgun sequence encodes these proteins:
- the LOC138750964 gene encoding equilibrative nucleoside transporter 1-like has protein sequence MTKMREQEPVDRYKVVWLIFLVLGLGTLLPWNFFMNAIQYFKFRLRDVDAAAQGLVPNSSSETNVSLIHVETRLQGMFSNFMTLCAMLPMLVFSCLNSILLPRIPQALRISGCLIAIFILFLLTAILVKISIEPLPFFIITMATIVLTNCRLGAGSVVRFGAVLQGSLFGLAGLLPITYTTPIMSGQGLAGTFAALAMICAITSGAEQSPIAFGYFNSACVVLVLAIVSYHSLPRLVSGPRPPSPCTGPPILVPLSRTPILTSQSPSPAPSSQTPPPHSLILDPHHGPTVHTCHGPSITDPCFFVPNPCPRSLFPHQHTPVSYIPEPQSWSTSPPPRTPVVVLLAVVSYNSLTHLVRGSQHHPYDHSPLFIPPPSTPLRVVV, from the exons ATGACGAAGATGAGGGAGCAGGAGCCAGTGGACCG GTACAAGGTCGTGTGGCTGATCTTCCTGGTGCTGGGGCTTGGAACCCTCCTTCCCTGGAACTTCTTCATGAATGCCATTCAG TACTTCAAGTTCCGCTTACGTGACGTTGACGCTGCAGCCCAGGGGCTGGTTCCGAACAGCAGCTCAGAGACCAACGTCTCGCTCATCCATGTGGAGACTCGGCTGCAGGGGATGTTCAGCAACTTCATGACCCTCTGCGCCATGTTACCGATGCTCGTCTTCAGCTGCCTCAACTCGATCCTCCTACCTCG gatcccACAGGCTCTCCGCATCAGTGGATGTCTCATCgccatcttcatcctcttcctcCTCACTGCCATCCTGGTGAAGATCTCCATCGAGCCGCTGCCCTTCTTCATCATCACCATGGCAACCATCGTCCTCACTAACTGTAGGCTGGGAGCAGGCTCCGTTGTCC GTTTTGGCGCAGTGCTCCAGGGCAGTCTGTTTGGTCTGGCCGGGCTCCTCCCCATCACATACACCACCCCTATCATGAGCGGCCAGGGGCTCGCTGGCACCTTCGCTGCCCTTGCCATGATCTGCGCCATCACCA GCGGAGCCGAACAGTCGCCAATCGCGTTCGGATACTTCAACTCGGCCTGTGTAGTGCTGGTGCTGGCTATCGTGTCCTACCACAGTCTTCCCCGCCTGGTGAGTGGTCCCAGACCCCCGTCCCCCTGTACCGGACCTCCCATCCTGGTCCCCCTGTCCCGGACCCCCATTCTGACATCCCAGAGCCCCAGTCCTGCACCCTCATCccagacccctcccccccattccctTATCCTGGACCCACATCACGGACCCACCGTGCACACTTGTCATGGCCCCTCCATCACAGACCCCTGTTTCTTTGTCCCAAACCCCTGTCCCAGATCCCTGTTCCCGCATCAACATACCCCTGTTTCCTACATCCCGGAACCACAGTCCTGGTCCACCAGCCCACCTCCCCGGACTCCTGTGGTGGTCTTGCTGGCTGTCGTGTCGTACAACAGCCTAACCCACCTGGTGAGGGGATCCCAACACCATCCCTATGACCACTCTCCCCTCTTCATTCCACCTCCTTCTACCCCATTAAGGGTGGTTGT